The following are encoded in a window of Thalassotalea insulae genomic DNA:
- a CDS encoding DNA-3-methyladenine glycosylase I — protein sequence MTTEQPTRCPWLDTSKPDYVKYHDEEWGVPVRDDKKMFEFIILESAQAGLSWYTILKRRAGYKKAFADFDVHTVATFDENKVEQLMQDASIIRNRAKIKAAISNAKIFITIQEEFGSFCNYLWRYVNNTPIENNIRTLADYPATSPLSDAISADLKKRGFKFFGSTICYAHLQACGLINDHSESCFRKSEVTNAQNS from the coding sequence ATGACAACGGAACAACCAACAAGATGCCCTTGGTTAGATACCAGTAAACCAGACTATGTTAAATATCATGATGAAGAATGGGGCGTTCCTGTTCGTGATGATAAGAAAATGTTTGAATTTATCATCTTAGAATCAGCCCAGGCCGGGCTCAGTTGGTACACTATTTTAAAAAGACGAGCTGGCTATAAAAAAGCTTTTGCTGATTTTGATGTTCATACCGTAGCAACTTTCGATGAAAATAAAGTTGAGCAGTTAATGCAGGACGCGTCAATCATCCGCAATAGAGCCAAAATTAAAGCGGCAATTAGCAACGCTAAAATTTTTATCACCATCCAAGAAGAATTTGGCAGCTTTTGTAACTACTTATGGCGTTATGTTAACAATACTCCGATTGAAAACAATATCCGAACATTAGCGGATTACCCAGCGACATCTCCCTTGTCTGACGCTATTAGTGCAGATTTAAAAAAACGGGGATTTAAGTTCTTTGGCTCTACTATTTGCTATGCCCACCTGCAGGCATGTGGCTTAATTAACGATCATAGCGAGTCCTGCTTTAGAAAGTCAGAAGTCACGAATGCACAAAATAGTTAG
- a CDS encoding Bax inhibitor-1/YccA family protein produces the protein MQSNMGFQTASRGSAIEINKVLKNTYMLLSMTLAFSAVTAGISMAMGLSHLAALVMTLVAFGLLFVVNKQADKANGIFWIFAFTGLMGASLGPMLNYYAALPNGGSLIMQALGGTALIFFALSGYALTSKKDFSFMGGFLMVGLIVVIIAAIANIFFAIPAVSLALSAAIIMIMSGLILFDTSRIIHGGERNYIRATVALYLNIYNIFTSLLHLLGAFGSDD, from the coding sequence ATGCAATCAAATATGGGTTTTCAAACGGCGAGTCGCGGCTCTGCTATTGAAATCAATAAAGTGTTAAAAAACACTTACATGCTATTATCAATGACATTAGCGTTTAGCGCAGTAACTGCCGGTATTTCAATGGCAATGGGCTTGTCTCATTTGGCGGCTCTAGTAATGACACTTGTTGCTTTCGGCTTATTATTTGTGGTCAATAAACAAGCTGATAAAGCTAATGGTATCTTCTGGATTTTTGCCTTCACTGGCTTAATGGGCGCATCTTTAGGGCCAATGCTTAACTATTATGCGGCATTACCTAATGGTGGTTCACTTATCATGCAAGCTTTAGGCGGCACTGCATTAATCTTTTTCGCCTTATCAGGATATGCCCTAACCAGTAAAAAAGACTTCTCTTTTATGGGGGGCTTTTTAATGGTAGGTCTGATTGTCGTGATCATTGCAGCTATTGCGAATATTTTCTTTGCTATCCCAGCAGTATCATTGGCCTTAAGCGCAGCAATCATTATGATCATGTCGGGTTTAATTTTGTTTGATACTAGCCGTATCATTCACGGTGGCGAACGCAACTATATTCGCGCAACCGTTGCTTTATACTTAAATATTTATAATATTTTTACCAGCCTATTACATTTATTAGGGGCTTTTGGCTCTGATGATTAA
- the tusD gene encoding sulfurtransferase complex subunit TusD, with translation MKSLAVIITTAPNNHLTETAFQFISQSVDQGMNVIGVFFYQVGVLNASEHLVIPSDESPLLPRWQELSQTTNIPLYLCSTAAEKHGLLSESNLELSHQAFTMAGLGELVELHSKADRVVQL, from the coding sequence GTGAAAAGTTTGGCTGTTATTATTACTACCGCCCCAAACAATCATTTAACTGAAACTGCGTTCCAATTTATCTCACAATCAGTCGATCAGGGAATGAATGTTATTGGCGTGTTCTTTTACCAAGTAGGCGTACTAAATGCCAGTGAACATCTAGTGATACCTAGTGATGAATCCCCTTTACTTCCCCGGTGGCAAGAGCTTTCGCAAACAACAAACATCCCGTTATACCTATGTAGCACGGCAGCTGAAAAACATGGTTTATTAAGCGAAAGCAACCTTGAACTTAGCCATCAGGCATTTACCATGGCAGGTTTAGGTGAGTTGGTTGAACTTCATAGTAAAGCAGATCGTGTGGTGCAATTATGA
- the tusC gene encoding sulfurtransferase complex subunit TusC, whose translation MITTKSIAILNTCAPFCAPDAKDALDIAMIMGSYEQETHLFFKGDGVWQLVAQQQPAQINVKDFLKTFAAFEFYDLEHLYVCEQSLIERGISANFHIDGVKVLAAEPFAEALKQHATILTF comes from the coding sequence ATGATAACGACTAAATCAATCGCGATTTTAAATACTTGCGCCCCTTTTTGTGCTCCTGATGCTAAAGATGCATTAGATATTGCTATGATCATGGGAAGTTATGAGCAAGAAACTCACTTATTCTTTAAAGGTGATGGAGTTTGGCAACTGGTAGCGCAACAACAACCTGCACAGATTAATGTAAAAGATTTTTTAAAGACTTTCGCCGCATTTGAATTTTATGATTTAGAACATCTGTATGTCTGCGAGCAAAGTTTAATAGAAAGAGGTATCAGCGCAAATTTCCATATTGATGGTGTAAAAGTACTCGCTGCTGAGCCGTTTGCTGAAGCGTTAAAACAACACGCGACGATATTAACTTTCTAG
- the tusB gene encoding sulfurtransferase complex subunit TusB translates to MENTSIHLLRSSPFAVQQASLMLTLLTPDDAIVLLDDGCYLNNHQLLADILAVTSNVYAITPHMTARALIAHASIKKIHLAQLTELIFTYSNSVTWQ, encoded by the coding sequence ATGGAAAACACCAGTATTCACCTACTAAGAAGTTCTCCCTTTGCTGTCCAGCAAGCGAGTTTAATGTTAACGTTGTTAACCCCTGATGATGCAATTGTTTTACTCGATGATGGCTGTTACCTTAATAACCATCAATTATTAGCAGATATTCTCGCAGTGACCTCAAACGTCTATGCAATAACACCTCATATGACAGCAAGAGCATTAATAGCCCACGCTTCGATAAAAAAGATTCATTTAGCTCAATTAACAGAGCTAATTTTTACCTATTCTAATTCGGTAACCTGGCAATGA
- a CDS encoding TusE/DsrC/DsvC family sulfur relay protein has translation MSLVFNQQEIATDTQGYLIDHTQWSEPLAQVIAMQDDLVLTEQHWEVIRFVRQFYITYNTSPAIRALTKAMKAEFGAEKASSRYLYRLFPEGPAKQATKYAGLPKPARCI, from the coding sequence ATGAGTTTAGTGTTTAATCAACAAGAAATAGCAACAGATACCCAAGGCTATTTAATCGACCATACTCAATGGTCTGAGCCATTAGCGCAAGTTATTGCTATGCAGGATGATTTAGTACTAACTGAGCAGCATTGGGAAGTGATACGTTTCGTCCGTCAGTTTTATATAACTTATAATACTTCACCCGCTATACGGGCACTGACTAAAGCAATGAAAGCAGAATTTGGTGCGGAAAAAGCAAGCAGCCGCTATTTATATCGACTATTTCCAGAGGGACCAGCTAAACAAGCAACTAAATATGCTGGCTTGCCAAAGCCAGCTCGTTGTATTTAG
- a CDS encoding cytoplasmic protein — translation MSITIGSTDSVQTNTESAHAILTAKKAQSQQEIEGQMALKLIESASPEGAAMPAVGNSGHNINIKV, via the coding sequence ATGTCTATAACCATAGGTTCTACAGATAGCGTTCAAACCAATACTGAATCAGCTCACGCAATATTGACCGCGAAAAAAGCACAAAGCCAACAAGAAATTGAAGGGCAAATGGCGCTCAAGCTAATAGAGTCAGCAAGTCCAGAAGGTGCTGCGATGCCTGCGGTTGGCAATAGCGGACATAATATCAATATTAAAGTGTAG
- a CDS encoding glyceraldehyde-3-phosphate dehydrogenase, with the protein MTSHLEEQYQTSWQERQTFAENMQPIIGQLFRNKGIEVSVYGRPLVNASAIDIIKAHKSVALHEESKLRLRESFPFIEALSKMELAPARIDVGKLAYRYLFQGGANGFSIEQYLEKELTDICKNADQEPAKDVVLYGFGRIGRLLARLLIERAGPSSKLNLRAIVIRPGKDGDLAKRASLLRRDSVHGAFNGSITIDEENNVIKANGAFIKVIYANSPSEIDYTSYGINNALVVDNTGIWSDEEGLGQHLQSTGVAKVLLTAPAKGDIKNIVYGVNEDMILAEDKIISAASCTTNAITPVLKALNDHFGIRNGHVETVHSYTNDQNLIDNYHKAPRRGRSAPLNMVISTTGAAKAVAKALPELKGLLTGNAIRVPTPNVSMAIMNLNLKQETSKEALNDYLRNISLNSKLQNQVDYTASTEIVSTDLVGSRYAGVVDSQATIVDGDRAVLYVWYDNEFGYSCQVVRVMLEMAGITIPTLPQS; encoded by the coding sequence ATGACTTCTCATCTTGAGGAACAATATCAAACTAGCTGGCAAGAACGTCAAACATTTGCTGAAAATATGCAGCCTATTATTGGGCAGCTATTTAGAAACAAAGGTATTGAAGTTTCTGTTTATGGACGCCCATTAGTGAATGCTTCTGCTATCGACATTATCAAAGCCCATAAGTCTGTCGCATTACATGAAGAAAGTAAGCTTCGTTTACGTGAAAGCTTTCCTTTTATCGAAGCGTTAAGCAAAATGGAATTAGCGCCGGCACGTATTGATGTAGGTAAGTTAGCGTATCGTTATTTGTTTCAAGGTGGTGCTAACGGTTTTTCGATTGAACAATATTTAGAAAAAGAATTAACTGACATCTGTAAAAATGCTGACCAAGAGCCAGCAAAAGACGTAGTGTTATACGGTTTTGGCCGTATTGGTCGTTTATTAGCTCGTTTATTAATAGAGCGTGCTGGACCGAGTTCTAAACTCAACTTACGTGCGATTGTTATTCGCCCAGGAAAAGATGGTGATTTAGCCAAACGCGCTAGTTTATTGCGTCGTGACTCTGTTCATGGTGCGTTTAACGGTAGTATCACTATTGATGAAGAAAATAACGTTATCAAAGCAAATGGTGCATTTATTAAAGTAATTTATGCTAATTCACCATCAGAAATTGATTATACTTCCTACGGTATTAATAATGCGCTAGTTGTTGATAATACTGGTATTTGGAGTGATGAAGAGGGCTTAGGGCAACACTTACAGTCTACTGGTGTGGCTAAAGTACTATTAACGGCGCCAGCAAAAGGCGATATTAAAAACATCGTTTACGGCGTAAACGAAGATATGATTTTAGCGGAAGATAAAATCATATCTGCAGCTAGCTGTACAACTAATGCTATCACCCCTGTGTTAAAAGCATTAAATGATCACTTTGGTATCAGAAATGGCCATGTAGAAACGGTCCATTCATATACCAATGACCAAAACCTGATCGATAATTATCATAAAGCACCACGTCGCGGCCGCAGTGCACCACTAAATATGGTGATCAGTACGACCGGTGCAGCAAAAGCCGTAGCTAAAGCATTACCAGAGTTAAAAGGTTTATTAACAGGTAACGCTATTCGTGTACCTACGCCAAATGTATCGATGGCTATTATGAACCTGAATCTTAAGCAAGAAACGTCGAAAGAAGCGTTAAATGATTATTTACGTAATATCTCGTTAAACTCTAAGTTACAAAACCAGGTTGATTACACAGCATCGACTGAAATTGTTTCAACTGACTTAGTTGGTTCTCGTTATGCGGGTGTGGTTGATTCACAAGCAACTATTGTTGACGGCGATAGAGCTGTACTTTATGTCTGGTATGACAACGAGTTTGGCTATAGCTGTCAGGTGGTACGAGTGATGTTGGAAATGGCAGGGATCACAATCCCTACTTTGCCACAAAGCTAA
- a CDS encoding DUF2989 domain-containing protein: protein MKISYFLLLTALTSLLGCDSAPNYVQLCQQHPQICEEFHEDSWCKKERIEVGMANIAAKTAPQDIHKFHQLIAYENYNKCVTHASNIEHVKLKEKKTRRIENMMKARNRLEEIAEQTRSSEHPRLLYYHWTRFLDKQALAKFLAMEGTQALETPESQYELATYYTKTDQQKTLQLLFHALELFNPESKVNNEIFKTLSSIFAEKQQVKQAYIWLRILQLYDPADKDIKPGTFKNYLDVYQLDGEFLDLVAESTLAKITNKTFVPPKF from the coding sequence ATGAAAATTAGCTATTTTTTACTATTAACCGCGCTGACCTCGCTTTTGGGCTGTGATTCAGCTCCTAATTATGTTCAATTATGCCAGCAGCACCCTCAAATATGTGAAGAGTTCCATGAGGATTCCTGGTGCAAAAAAGAGCGTATCGAAGTTGGCATGGCAAATATTGCAGCTAAAACTGCTCCACAAGACATTCATAAGTTCCATCAATTAATTGCCTATGAAAATTATAATAAATGCGTCACCCATGCCTCTAATATTGAGCATGTAAAATTAAAAGAGAAAAAAACCCGACGCATTGAAAATATGATGAAAGCGCGTAATCGGCTTGAAGAAATTGCTGAGCAAACAAGAAGCTCAGAGCATCCAAGGTTATTATATTATCACTGGACCCGGTTTCTTGATAAACAGGCACTAGCTAAATTTTTAGCCATGGAAGGCACTCAAGCACTGGAAACTCCTGAATCTCAGTATGAGCTGGCGACCTATTATACTAAGACGGACCAACAAAAAACCTTACAACTATTATTTCATGCTCTGGAATTATTTAACCCTGAGAGCAAAGTAAATAACGAAATATTTAAAACCTTGTCTAGTATTTTTGCAGAAAAACAACAGGTAAAACAGGCCTATATCTGGCTAAGAATTCTCCAACTTTACGATCCAGCAGATAAAGACATTAAACCTGGAACTTTTAAAAACTACTTAGACGTATACCAATTGGACGGTGAATTTCTCGATCTGGTGGCAGAATCAACGTTAGCGAAAATTACCAATAAGACTTTTGTGCCGCCAAAGTTTTAA
- the msrB gene encoding peptide-methionine (R)-S-oxide reductase MsrB, with the protein MSDEQYKDKLSPEAYQVCRLAATERPFTGKYNDHWLVGVYHCACCEQALFLSSAKFDAGCGWPSFNDCLKEQVSYLPDNSHRMIRTEIQCRHCQSHLGHVFDDGPQPTGKRYCVNSLSLIFRPEAE; encoded by the coding sequence ATGAGTGATGAACAATATAAAGATAAGTTGTCACCTGAAGCTTATCAGGTTTGTCGGTTAGCAGCGACGGAACGTCCGTTTACCGGCAAATATAATGATCATTGGCTTGTTGGTGTTTATCATTGTGCCTGCTGTGAACAAGCTTTGTTTCTTTCCAGTGCGAAATTTGATGCTGGATGTGGCTGGCCTAGTTTTAATGATTGTCTTAAAGAACAGGTCAGCTATTTACCGGATAATTCTCATCGAATGATCAGAACGGAAATTCAATGCCGACATTGCCAGTCGCATCTTGGCCATGTCTTTGATGATGGACCTCAACCGACTGGCAAGCGTTATTGCGTTAATTCTCTGAGTTTGATATTTCGCCCTGAAGCAGAATAA
- the gndA gene encoding NADP-dependent phosphogluconate dehydrogenase has protein sequence MTQEQQLCDIGFIGLGVMGKNLVLNLADNGFTIAAFDLDNGKVVDAIAQDRLENQAGGNRVVGCSSYTELLSKLKAPHLIVLSVPAGEPVDQVSASLIGAGIQPDDIVIDTGNSLWVDTVAREEKYKNNFILFSSAVSGGEEGARFGPSLMPSGSPYAWTRIKPIWEAIAAKVDSETGKPIERNQPGQVVNTGDPCTAYIGPAGAGHYVKMVHNGIEYADMQIICEAYHVLREGLSLSTDEIADIFEQWNQGPLDSYLMEISVEVLRHKASDDTPLVDLILDKAGQKGTGLWTAVSSLEVGAPAPTIAQAVYARSMSSFKTLREQASHLLTAPDARSYNSDEQQQLINHLHDAIYCAKICAYAQGFQLMKQAEQEHGWKLEFASIAKIWRAGCIIRAVFLQSITEAFERNEELENLILDEFFAQQLSKYQASWRKAIAEITLMGIPVGALSSSLSYYDSMRSSVLPANLLQGQRDYFGAHTFERNDKAKGKKYHVEWSTTERNIVEI, from the coding sequence ATGACGCAAGAACAACAACTTTGTGATATTGGTTTTATTGGCCTTGGAGTAATGGGCAAAAACTTAGTATTAAACTTAGCTGATAACGGCTTTACTATTGCCGCTTTCGATTTAGATAATGGAAAAGTAGTCGATGCTATCGCTCAGGATCGACTAGAAAATCAGGCCGGTGGTAATCGAGTTGTAGGTTGTTCTTCCTATACAGAGTTACTGTCAAAACTAAAAGCGCCACATTTAATTGTCCTTTCCGTACCAGCAGGTGAACCGGTTGATCAGGTTTCAGCAAGTTTAATTGGGGCGGGTATTCAGCCTGATGACATCGTAATAGATACAGGTAACAGCCTTTGGGTTGATACTGTGGCACGGGAAGAAAAGTATAAGAATAATTTTATTTTATTTTCGTCTGCCGTGTCGGGTGGTGAAGAGGGGGCACGCTTTGGTCCGTCATTAATGCCAAGTGGTTCACCTTATGCGTGGACACGGATTAAGCCAATTTGGGAAGCGATTGCGGCAAAAGTTGATAGTGAAACGGGTAAACCTATTGAGCGTAACCAACCAGGGCAGGTAGTTAATACTGGTGATCCATGTACTGCTTATATTGGTCCTGCCGGAGCGGGTCACTATGTAAAAATGGTGCATAACGGTATTGAATATGCGGATATGCAAATCATTTGTGAAGCTTACCATGTGTTAAGGGAAGGCTTATCGTTAAGCACTGATGAAATTGCTGATATTTTTGAGCAATGGAATCAAGGACCATTAGATAGCTATTTAATGGAAATTTCGGTGGAAGTGCTACGCCATAAAGCGTCAGATGATACACCGCTTGTTGATTTGATCCTTGATAAAGCAGGGCAAAAGGGCACCGGCTTGTGGACGGCAGTTAGTAGTTTAGAAGTTGGTGCGCCAGCACCGACCATTGCTCAGGCTGTTTATGCACGCTCAATGTCATCATTTAAAACATTAAGAGAGCAAGCAAGTCATTTGCTAACTGCGCCTGATGCTAGAAGTTATAACAGTGATGAACAACAACAGCTGATCAATCATCTGCACGATGCAATATATTGTGCAAAAATTTGTGCTTATGCTCAGGGTTTTCAATTAATGAAGCAAGCAGAACAAGAGCATGGTTGGAAGTTAGAATTTGCGAGCATAGCTAAGATCTGGCGTGCCGGTTGTATTATTCGTGCGGTATTTCTGCAATCGATCACTGAAGCATTTGAGCGTAATGAAGAGTTGGAAAATTTAATTCTTGACGAATTTTTTGCCCAGCAATTAAGTAAATATCAGGCGTCATGGCGTAAAGCGATTGCTGAAATTACGTTAATGGGGATCCCGGTTGGCGCATTGTCATCTTCGTTATCTTATTATGATTCAATGCGCAGTTCAGTGTTACCTGCTAACCTTTTACAAGGACAGCGTGACTATTTTGGTGCCCATACTTTTGAGCGTAATGATAAGGCCAAAGGCAAGAAGTATCATGTAGAATGGTCAACGACTGAAAGAAATATCGTCGAAATATAA
- the gap gene encoding type I glyceraldehyde-3-phosphate dehydrogenase has product MTIKLGINGFGRIGRFVFRAAAQRNDIEVVGINDLIDVDYMAYMLKYDSTHGRFDGTVEVVDGQLIVNGNTVRVTAERNPAELKWDEIDVDIVVESTGLFLTDEMARKHIEAGAKKVVMSAPSKDDTPMFVIGVNQDKYQGQAIVSNASCTTNCLAPIAKVLNDNWGITDGLMTTVHATTATQKTVDGPSAKDWRGGRGAGQNIIPSSTGAAKAVGKVIPELNGKLTGMSFRVPTPNVSVVDLTVNLAKSASYQEICDAMKAAAQNELNGVLGYTEDQVVSNDFIGETCTSVFDAGAGIALTDKFVKVVSWYDNEIGYSNKVLDLAAFIYNYDH; this is encoded by the coding sequence ATGACAATCAAGTTAGGTATCAATGGTTTTGGCCGTATCGGTCGTTTTGTATTTAGAGCTGCAGCACAGCGTAACGATATTGAAGTTGTTGGCATTAACGATTTAATCGATGTCGATTATATGGCTTATATGTTGAAATATGATTCAACTCATGGTCGTTTTGACGGCACAGTTGAAGTAGTTGACGGCCAACTTATTGTTAATGGCAATACAGTACGCGTAACGGCAGAAAGAAACCCTGCTGAGCTTAAATGGGATGAGATTGATGTTGATATTGTTGTTGAATCAACAGGCCTGTTTTTAACCGATGAAATGGCGCGTAAACATATAGAAGCGGGTGCGAAGAAAGTTGTGATGTCTGCACCATCGAAAGATGATACGCCAATGTTTGTTATCGGTGTCAATCAGGACAAATATCAAGGGCAAGCAATTGTCTCTAATGCATCTTGTACCACTAACTGTTTAGCACCAATTGCAAAAGTATTAAATGATAACTGGGGTATTACTGATGGTTTAATGACCACAGTACATGCTACCACAGCTACTCAAAAGACAGTTGATGGCCCGTCGGCCAAAGACTGGCGCGGTGGACGCGGCGCAGGTCAAAACATTATCCCTTCATCTACTGGTGCAGCAAAAGCCGTTGGTAAAGTTATTCCTGAGTTAAACGGAAAATTGACCGGTATGTCATTTCGCGTCCCGACACCAAATGTTTCAGTAGTAGATTTAACGGTTAATCTGGCCAAATCAGCTAGCTATCAAGAAATTTGTGATGCAATGAAAGCGGCAGCTCAAAATGAATTAAATGGTGTATTGGGATATACCGAAGATCAAGTAGTTTCTAATGACTTTATCGGTGAAACATGCACTTCGGTATTTGACGCGGGCGCAGGTATTGCGTTAACTGACAAGTTCGTCAAAGTGGTTTCTTGGTACGATAATGAAATCGGTTATTCTAACAAGGTGCTTGATTTAGCAGCCTTTATTTATAACTACGATCATTAA
- a CDS encoding DUF3466 family protein, whose amino-acid sequence MKNFVKSVLTISVSSALMLSAANAATYKIIDKGAAEKLKYTYSQQENNVGEMAISGTDVYNFPVQFQYLDEDDFDQIVSLAKVQNELVHELEDIEDEAALRAGNPTANDLAWAIRFLENQSTSLYYQKHGDIIALTNFGGESIEFTVFDQYFDGTETYTRSTVDYVNGVTDQGWIYGNGSAPFLPMDFTEDDGDEVTLWLNEFTTRGFLSPDRGETIIQIMPAESSYGGESAVLDINDNGVAVGYASTEINEDAVELIEDEDGGCKDPDILKNQPFEACVQRIRMLNKIYNTEAFKWVIDGEGVVTTEALGYLVTPHPDDTRQLVSVAQAINNHGVAVGYSTGWIDETETEPSTREGSSTYAVVFKDGEVKDFTDDHGKYFESRAYDINDAGIAVGHATTISNGSYRTKFYYVDTNEEEPQMVLPKGFFTGSASTARAINEHGFIVGDAQVETHNDSTSNPRRTHGFLYDITTDTFSDLNSFLSCNSDYTVIEARDINENNEISATAVIKEHRRDAKGELMYDSEGEALTEDVIRAVKLSPIAGEIEDCSKVEEKVERKGASFGGFSALALLLFGFARRVRR is encoded by the coding sequence ATGAAAAATTTTGTAAAATCGGTATTAACGATCAGTGTTAGTAGTGCATTAATGTTATCGGCAGCTAATGCAGCAACGTATAAAATAATTGATAAAGGTGCGGCTGAAAAATTGAAGTATACCTATTCACAACAGGAAAATAATGTTGGTGAAATGGCTATTTCAGGCACAGATGTTTACAACTTCCCAGTGCAGTTTCAATACTTAGACGAAGATGATTTCGATCAAATCGTTAGTTTAGCTAAAGTACAGAACGAACTGGTTCATGAACTTGAAGATATCGAAGATGAAGCTGCGCTAAGAGCGGGTAACCCGACTGCTAATGATTTAGCTTGGGCGATTCGCTTTTTGGAAAATCAAAGCACCAGCCTTTATTATCAAAAGCATGGAGACATTATTGCGCTAACTAACTTTGGTGGTGAGTCGATTGAGTTTACTGTATTCGACCAGTATTTTGATGGTACGGAAACCTATACTCGTTCAACCGTTGATTATGTCAATGGCGTTACCGATCAGGGTTGGATTTATGGTAATGGTTCTGCGCCGTTTTTACCTATGGACTTTACCGAAGATGATGGCGATGAAGTAACTTTGTGGCTTAATGAATTTACCACTCGAGGATTTTTATCGCCAGACAGAGGTGAAACCATCATCCAAATCATGCCTGCTGAAAGTAGCTATGGCGGAGAATCTGCGGTATTAGACATTAACGATAACGGCGTTGCCGTTGGTTATGCCAGTACTGAAATTAATGAAGATGCCGTTGAATTAATTGAAGATGAAGACGGTGGCTGTAAAGATCCAGATATTTTGAAAAACCAGCCATTTGAAGCTTGTGTCCAGCGTATTCGTATGCTCAATAAAATTTATAATACTGAGGCATTTAAATGGGTAATCGATGGTGAAGGAGTTGTTACTACTGAAGCGCTAGGTTACTTAGTGACACCACATCCGGACGATACTCGCCAGCTTGTCAGTGTCGCTCAAGCCATTAATAATCATGGCGTTGCCGTTGGTTATTCAACGGGTTGGATTGATGAAACTGAAACTGAACCTAGTACGCGTGAGGGAAGCAGTACTTATGCCGTGGTATTTAAGGATGGTGAGGTTAAAGATTTTACTGATGATCATGGTAAATACTTTGAATCGCGTGCTTATGATATTAATGATGCGGGTATAGCTGTCGGTCATGCAACAACCATTAGTAACGGTTCATATCGGACGAAATTTTATTACGTTGATACTAATGAAGAAGAGCCCCAAATGGTATTACCTAAGGGGTTCTTTACTGGTTCTGCAAGTACTGCACGAGCGATCAACGAACATGGCTTTATTGTCGGTGACGCACAAGTAGAAACTCATAATGATAGTACTTCTAATCCTCGACGTACTCATGGTTTTTTATATGACATCACCACGGATACATTTTCTGATCTAAACAGCTTTTTGTCTTGTAATTCAGATTATACCGTTATTGAAGCGCGTGATATTAATGAAAACAATGAAATATCAGCAACGGCAGTAATAAAAGAGCATCGTCGTGATGCTAAAGGCGAGTTAATGTATGATAGCGAAGGCGAAGCATTAACTGAAGATGTTATCAGAGCCGTTAAACTTTCACCTATTGCTGGCGAAATCGAAGACTGCTCTAAAGTAGAAGAGAAAGTTGAGCGTAAAGGTGCCAGTTTTGGTGGCTTTAGTGCATTAGCATTATTGTTATTTGGCTTTGCCCGTCGCGTTAGACGCTAG